The DNA segment CCTCGCGACCGAGGGGAAGCGGACGCTTCTCGTGGAGGTCGAGGGCCGGCAGGGCATCGCACAGCTTTTCGAGACGGAGGCGTTGCCGTACGAGGAGCGGAAGATCGCCGTCGCTCCCGGGGGCGGGGAGGTGTACGCACTGGCCATAGACCCCGAACTGGCCCTTCTGGACTACCTCCAGATGTTCTACAAACTGGGCGGCGCCGGCCGGGCCCTGAAGAAGCTCGGCGCCATCGACTTCGCCACCACCATCGCGCCCGGCATCCGGGACGTCCTGCTGACCGGCAAGGCGTGCGAGGCGGTGCGCCGCAAGGACCGCGCCGGCCGGTTCGTCTACGACTACGTGGTCATGGACGCGCCCCCGACCGGCCGCGTCACCCGCTTCCTCAATGTCAACGACGAGGTGGCGGGCCTGGCGAAGATCGGCCCGATACACAATCAGGCGCAGGCCGTGATGCGGGTCCTCAAGTCGCCGGAGACGGCGGTGCACCTGGTGACGCTGCTGGAGGAGATGCCGGTCCAGGAGACCGCCGACGGCATCGCCGAACTGCGCTCGGCCCGGCTGCCGGTGGGCCGGGTCATCGTGAACATGGTGCGCCCCGAGGTGCTGGACGCCGCGGATCTGGAACTCGCCCGGACGGTGGACCACACCGCCGTGGCCCGTTCCCTGTCCGCCGCCGGGCTCGGCGGCGCGCGGCGCGGCGGGAACGCGGAGAAGCTGGTGGACCCGCTCCTCGCCCAGGCCGCGGAGTACGCCGAGCGGCACGCCCTGGAGCAGGAGCAGCGCGGTGTGCTCGGCGAGCTGGGCCTGCCGCTGCACGAACTGCCGCTGCTCGCCGAGGGAATGGACCTGGCGGGCCTCTACGAACTCGCCGCCGAGCTGCGCGAGCAGGAGGTGTCATGACAGCCGAGGAGCAGGGCACGGCCGCGGGGCGCGAGACGGCGTCCGAGGGGCAGGACGAGGGCTGCGGCAAAAGCGTGGACGGCGACGGGAGCGACGGCCACGGCGGGCGCGAGGTCCGTGACGGCGGCGAGGCCGGCGCCGGGAGCGAGGGCCGAGGCGGAAGCGGAACCCGAGACGGAAGCGAGGGGCGTGGCGCGGCCGAGGGGCGGGAGGCGGCGGCCCGGCGGCTGGCGGCCACCCGGGCGCTCGACGTCGACGCGCTGCTGGACGACCCGAAGACACGCATCGTGGTGTGCTGCGGCTCCGGCGGCGTCGGCAAGACGACCACCGCCGCGGCCCTCGGCCTACGCGCGGCCGAGCGGGGCCGCAAGGTGGTCGTGCTCACCATCGACCCGGCCCGCAGGCTGGCCCAGTCGATGGGCATCGACTCCCTCGACAACGTGCCCCGCCGGGTCAAGGGCACCGACGGCGACGGCGAGCTGCACGCCATGATGCTCGACATGAAGCGCACCTTCGACGAGGTCGTGGAGGCGCACGCGGACCGCGAGCGGGCGGCCGCGATCCTGGCGAACCCCTTCTACCAGTCGCTCTCGGCGGGCTTCGCGGGCACGCAGGAGTACATGGCGATGGAGAAGCTGGGCCAGCTGCGGGCGCGGGACGAATGGGACCTGATCGTCGTCGACACCCCGCCCTCCCGCTCGGCCCTGGACTTCCTGGACGCCCCCAAGCGGCTCGGCTCGTTCCTGGACGGCCGGCTGATCCGCCTGCTCACCGCCCCCGCCAAGCTGGGCGGCCGCGCGGGCATGGCGTTCCTGAACGTCGGGATGTCGATGATGACCGGCACCCTGGGCAAGCTCCTCGGCGGCCAACTCCTGAAGGACGTCCAGACGTTCGTGTCCGCGATGGACACCACCTTCGGCGGCTTCCGCACCCGCGCGGACGCCACGTACAAGCTGCTCCAGGCGCCCGGCACCGCGTTCCTGGTGGTGGCGGCCCCGGAGCGGGACGCGCTGCGCGAGGCCGCGTACTTCGTGCAGCGGCTGGCCGCCGAGGACATGCCGCTGGTGGGTCTGGTGCTCAACCGGGTGCACGGCAGCGGCGCGGGCCGGCTGTCGGCCGAGCGGGCGCTGGACGCCGCGGAAAATCTTGCGGACCCCGGCATTGTGGATCAGGGGGACGGGAAAGCTGGACTTCGTAACACTCCCGACACGTACGGCAGTTCACAACCTCACGCATCCGAGGGCGCAACCGGTACCGACACATCCGGCGCTTTTCACGACGGCTCCCCCACCGACGAGGAACGTTCCGTCGACCGGCTCACCGAGGGCCTGCTGAGGCTGCACGCCGAACGCATGCATCTCCTGGCACGCGAGCAGCGCACGCGTGACCGCTTCACCGCCCGCCACCCCGAGGTGGCGGTGGTCGACGTACCCGCCCTGCCCGGCGACGTACACGACCTCACGGGCCTGCGCGACATCGGCGACCGCCTCGCGGCGGGCGCGCCCGTGGAGCGCCCGGAACCCTCGTAACGGACGCGGCCACCCTGGGCCCCTGCCCGGGGCCGGGCCGTGCCGGAGCCTGGGCCCTCAGCTCACGGCCGCGTAGTTCTCGTACACCTCGTCGCTGTCGAGGCGTACGAAGCCGGTGTCGCGCTCGTACTCCGAGCGGGCCGTCTCCAGCAGCCTGCGCCAGGAGGTGACGGTGGGCCGGCGGCGCAGCAGTGCGCGGCGCTCCCGCTCGGTCATGCCTCCCCACACGCCGAACTCGACGCGATTGTCCAGCGCGTCGGCCAGGCACTCGGTGCGTACCGGACATCCGGTGCACACCGCCTTGGCTCTGTTCTGCGCTGCTCCCTGCACGAACAGTTCATCCGGATCGGTAGTGCGGCAGGCAGCCTGCGCACTCCAGTCGGTTACCCAGCCCATACCGGCGCCGTCCTCTCCCGAATCGAGGCTCCCCCACGGCGGCAGCGGCATATTCACCGCAGCCAGTTGAGGACGTTACGGAAGGTGGGCACAGCGCAACACCCCCGTCGGGCCCAATCTTGAATGGCCCGAACGGACTATGGGTAAGCGGCAGATCACCCGCGGGAGTGAGCTGGCGACATATGCGGCCATCCCGGCAAACCAGGACAGTTACGGTGCGCCACAGCGGGCGCCAGGTGACACACGAGGCGCAATCGGGCACGTCTCGGGGCACGACACGGATGGTTCGCAACGATTCGGGACGCCGGACGAAGTGGTACGGGGCCGCACCGCTGTGACAGTTGGGAGCAGCTTAGGCCAAGGGCTGCGGACCTGTCCGGGAAATGGAAACGTAGCCAGGTCAGGCGGCACGCGGGGGCTCGCACCGGTCGCGGAACATCCCGAAGGCGGGCCGCTCCCGCAAAACGCTCAGGAGTACGGATTAGGCTGCCCCCATGCCAAAGAAGCGCTCGGGCGGTGGTCTGTCGCCGTTGCAGCAGGCCGCGAAGTTCCTCGGTGTCAGTGTGCTCGCGGGAGCCGTGATGGCCGGCATCGCACTGCCCGCGGCCGGCGCCCTGGGCCTCGCGGCCAAGGGCTCGGTCCAGAGCTTCGACGAGATCCCGGCCAACCTGAAGAGTCCCCAGCTCAGCCAGCGCACGACGATCCTGGACGCCAAGGGCGCGCAGATCGCGAGCGTGTACAGCAGGGACCGTACGGTGGTCGACCTCAAGGACATCTCGCCGTACATGCAGAAGGCGATCGTCGCGATCGAGGACTCGCGCTTCTACCAGCACGGCGCGATCGACCTCAAGGGCGTGCTGCGCGCCCTGAACAAGAACGCGCAGGAGGGCGGGGTCGCGCAGGGCGCCTCCACGCTCACCCAGCAGCTGGTGAAGAACTACTTCATCGAGGAGGCCGGCGACGACCCGACGAAGGTCGCCGAGGCCACCCAGCAGACCATGGGCCGCAAGGTCCGCGAGCTGAAGTACGCGATCCAGATCGAGGAGCAGCTCGGCAAGAAGAAGATCCTCGAGAACTATCTGAACATCACCTTCTTCGGTGAGCAGGCATACGGCGTGGAGGCCGCCTCCGAGCGGTACTTCTCCAAGCACGCCAAGGACCTCACCCTCCAGGAGTCCGCGCTGCTGGCCGGCATCGTGCAGTCCCCGAGCCGCTACGACCCGGTCAACGACGAGGCGGAGGCCACCAAGCGCCGCAACACCGTGCTCCAGCGCATGGCGGAGCTGGGCGACATCTCCCCGCAGGAGGCCGCCGAGGCCAAGCGCCAGCCGCTCGGCCTCAAGCCCAGCCAGCCCAAGAACGGCTGCATCACCGCCGTCCAGGGCGCCGGCTTCTTCTGCGACTACGTGCGCGAGGTCTTCCTCACCGACCCGGTCTTCGGCAAGACCAAGGAGGCGCGCGCGAAGCTGTGGAACCAGGGCGGTCTGACGATCCGTACGACGCTCGACCCG comes from the Streptomyces sp. SUK 48 genome and includes:
- a CDS encoding ArsA-related P-loop ATPase, producing MSRLQVVSGKGGTGKTTVAAALALALATEGKRTLLVEVEGRQGIAQLFETEALPYEERKIAVAPGGGEVYALAIDPELALLDYLQMFYKLGGAGRALKKLGAIDFATTIAPGIRDVLLTGKACEAVRRKDRAGRFVYDYVVMDAPPTGRVTRFLNVNDEVAGLAKIGPIHNQAQAVMRVLKSPETAVHLVTLLEEMPVQETADGIAELRSARLPVGRVIVNMVRPEVLDAADLELARTVDHTAVARSLSAAGLGGARRGGNAEKLVDPLLAQAAEYAERHALEQEQRGVLGELGLPLHELPLLAEGMDLAGLYELAAELREQEVS
- a CDS encoding ArsA family ATPase; the protein is MTAEEQGTAAGRETASEGQDEGCGKSVDGDGSDGHGGREVRDGGEAGAGSEGRGGSGTRDGSEGRGAAEGREAAARRLAATRALDVDALLDDPKTRIVVCCGSGGVGKTTTAAALGLRAAERGRKVVVLTIDPARRLAQSMGIDSLDNVPRRVKGTDGDGELHAMMLDMKRTFDEVVEAHADRERAAAILANPFYQSLSAGFAGTQEYMAMEKLGQLRARDEWDLIVVDTPPSRSALDFLDAPKRLGSFLDGRLIRLLTAPAKLGGRAGMAFLNVGMSMMTGTLGKLLGGQLLKDVQTFVSAMDTTFGGFRTRADATYKLLQAPGTAFLVVAAPERDALREAAYFVQRLAAEDMPLVGLVLNRVHGSGAGRLSAERALDAAENLADPGIVDQGDGKAGLRNTPDTYGSSQPHASEGATGTDTSGAFHDGSPTDEERSVDRLTEGLLRLHAERMHLLAREQRTRDRFTARHPEVAVVDVPALPGDVHDLTGLRDIGDRLAAGAPVERPEPS
- the wblA gene encoding transcriptional regulator WblA, translating into MGWVTDWSAQAACRTTDPDELFVQGAAQNRAKAVCTGCPVRTECLADALDNRVEFGVWGGMTERERRALLRRRPTVTSWRRLLETARSEYERDTGFVRLDSDEVYENYAAVS